Proteins encoded within one genomic window of Insulibacter thermoxylanivorax:
- a CDS encoding histidine kinase, whose protein sequence is MDESILVCVYYGPNGERLIKRGGKIAKLLQCPLTILTVDPQPENEWDIEKVRYVDRWKELAKEYGGEFMIKYNEKRPVAKVIGEVAKQKNVTQVVIGQTAHSRWEEITKRSFINILLKEIPFVDLHIVSVPRELKEQAGHYERGIRAYLRQEEEGLRLCFDHTDEEQVYDGIFYKEVGTDFDNGIFKFMKGGQTLEVQVVDGWVKNWELNGKDH, encoded by the coding sequence GATGAGAGTATACTCGTTTGCGTGTATTACGGCCCCAACGGGGAGCGGCTCATCAAGCGCGGCGGCAAGATTGCAAAGCTGCTGCAGTGTCCCTTGACGATCCTTACGGTAGATCCGCAGCCGGAGAATGAATGGGACATTGAGAAGGTCCGCTATGTAGACCGTTGGAAAGAACTTGCCAAGGAGTACGGCGGCGAGTTCATGATCAAATACAACGAGAAACGGCCGGTTGCCAAAGTGATTGGCGAAGTGGCCAAGCAGAAGAACGTAACCCAAGTCGTCATTGGTCAGACGGCCCACAGCCGTTGGGAAGAGATTACGAAGCGTTCTTTCATCAATATTCTGCTGAAGGAGATTCCCTTCGTTGACTTGCATATCGTATCGGTTCCTCGCGAGTTGAAGGAACAGGCAGGTCACTACGAACGGGGCATTCGCGCGTATCTTCGGCAAGAGGAAGAAGGACTGCGTCTGTGCTTTGACCATACTGACGAAGAACAGGTATATGACGGGATCTTCTACAAAGAGGTGGGTACCGACTTCGACAACGGCATCTTCAAATTCATGAAGGGCGGCCAGACGTTGGAAGTACAAGTGGTGGACGGCTGGGTGAAGAACTGGGAGCTGAACGGAAAGGATCACTAG